A section of the Enterococcus montenegrensis genome encodes:
- the dnaX gene encoding DNA polymerase III subunit gamma/tau translates to MAYQALYRVWRSQRFDDVVGQDAITQTLKNAISQQKISHAYLFTGPRGTGKTSAAKIFAKAINCPNSHDGEPCNECENCQAITNGQFDDVIEIDAASNNGVDEIRFLTERANYSPTKGKYKVYIIDEVHMLSTGAFNALLKTLEEPRESLVFILATTEPHKIPATIISRTQRFDFKRIDTKAIVGRMQYILEESNQPYEEQALEIIAQSAEGGMRDALSMLDQAISFADGTITLADVMAVTGSLTYEMMDQLLGHCLSHDAGAALTDLAAILAEGKEAQRLLENLLVYCRDLLLYQKAPQLLQQKAGHLTTAFKNLSEQLSSQQIFDWIKILNETQNEVRFTNSPTIYLEVCIVKLAEIKTTTAITSTKANTPVALSNADNSVVALKQKVEQLEQEVKQLQSTGVVKQEPTVSKAPEKNHNRKQNNLRVPRNQVFNVLKAATKDNLHQTQIVWEDLLASLPITKKAVLRQGQVRAASANGIVVTFDYEIICQKAIADEEMSQLIGNNLSKMIPDYAPQPVYLTSAAWQELRREFVTAQKNGSLLADDDSQKEENKANKQEKVVENAANENRKAQNNGLDLVEAGILDDDLLNHLPPDATATEDEDPAQKAVALFGSDVVKVIDD, encoded by the coding sequence ATGGCCTATCAAGCCCTATATCGTGTTTGGCGTTCACAACGTTTTGATGACGTAGTCGGACAAGACGCGATTACGCAAACCTTAAAAAATGCTATTAGCCAACAGAAGATTTCCCATGCGTATTTATTTACCGGACCGCGAGGAACAGGGAAGACCAGTGCAGCCAAAATTTTTGCTAAAGCGATTAACTGTCCTAATAGTCATGATGGAGAGCCTTGTAATGAATGTGAAAATTGTCAGGCGATTACGAACGGCCAATTTGATGATGTTATTGAAATCGATGCAGCTAGTAATAATGGCGTTGACGAAATTCGCTTTTTAACCGAGCGTGCTAATTATTCCCCTACCAAGGGTAAATATAAAGTCTATATTATCGATGAAGTCCACATGCTTTCAACGGGGGCTTTTAACGCGTTATTAAAGACACTTGAAGAACCAAGAGAAAGTCTTGTCTTCATTTTAGCGACAACCGAGCCTCATAAAATTCCGGCGACAATCATTTCTCGAACGCAACGCTTTGATTTTAAACGCATCGACACCAAAGCAATCGTGGGACGAATGCAATATATTTTAGAAGAAAGTAATCAACCTTATGAAGAGCAAGCCCTAGAAATAATTGCACAATCAGCCGAAGGGGGTATGCGAGATGCCCTGTCGATGTTGGATCAAGCAATTTCATTTGCTGATGGGACTATTACTTTAGCTGATGTTATGGCAGTTACAGGTAGTCTAACGTATGAAATGATGGATCAACTTTTAGGCCATTGTTTAAGTCATGATGCCGGCGCAGCTTTAACGGATTTAGCAGCTATCTTAGCCGAAGGAAAAGAAGCGCAGCGGTTACTTGAAAATTTATTGGTTTATTGTCGCGATTTATTATTGTATCAAAAAGCGCCACAATTACTGCAACAAAAGGCAGGGCATTTAACTACTGCTTTTAAAAACTTGTCTGAGCAGTTAAGTAGCCAACAGATTTTTGATTGGATTAAAATTTTAAATGAGACACAAAATGAAGTCCGTTTTACAAATTCCCCCACAATTTATTTGGAAGTCTGTATTGTTAAATTAGCTGAAATTAAAACGACTACCGCCATAACTTCTACTAAGGCCAACACGCCAGTTGCACTATCAAATGCGGATAATTCAGTTGTTGCCTTAAAACAAAAAGTTGAACAATTGGAACAAGAGGTAAAACAACTCCAATCAACAGGTGTGGTGAAGCAGGAGCCAACCGTTTCAAAAGCTCCGGAAAAAAATCATAATCGGAAGCAAAATAATCTGCGCGTTCCCAGAAATCAAGTCTTTAACGTTTTGAAAGCAGCAACAAAAGATAATTTACATCAAACGCAAATCGTCTGGGAAGATTTATTGGCAAGTTTACCGATTACAAAAAAAGCAGTTTTACGGCAGGGGCAAGTGCGAGCTGCTAGTGCAAATGGAATTGTCGTGACCTTTGATTATGAAATTATCTGTCAAAAAGCTATTGCCGATGAGGAGATGAGTCAGCTCATTGGCAATAATTTGAGCAAAATGATCCCAGATTATGCGCCGCAGCCGGTCTATTTAACCAGTGCTGCTTGGCAAGAGTTAAGGCGCGAATTTGTGACAGCGCAAAAAAATGGCAGCCTATTAGCTGATGATGATTCGCAAAAAGAAGAAAATAAAGCAAACAAGCAAGAAAAAGTAGTCGAAAATGCTGCAAATGAAAATAGGAAAGCGCAAAATAACGGGCTAGATTTAGTGGAAGCTGGTATTTTAGATGACGATTTATTAAATCATTTGCCACCAGATGCGACTGCTACAGAAGATGAAGATCCAGCCCAAAAAGCAGTCGCTTTATTTGGCTCAGATGTGGTCAAAGTAATCGACGATTAG
- the tmk gene encoding dTMP kinase: MNGLFITIEGPDGAGKTSVVNELFPRIQLIAKRGIVKTREPGGVKIAEKIRKIILDPRNEEMDDRTEALLYAAARRQHLVEVIMPALNAGKIVICDRFVDSSLAYQGAGRRIGIPEIAKINEFATEGLKPDFTLYLDVDSDTGLKRIENSRHGEADRLEIESLEFHQRVRHAYLKLAEEDPIRIHKVDARMSLQDVVDASFTAITEAYPQFF, translated from the coding sequence GTGAACGGATTATTTATCACGATTGAAGGACCAGATGGCGCAGGAAAAACGAGCGTTGTTAATGAATTATTTCCTCGGATTCAGCTGATTGCCAAACGCGGCATCGTTAAAACGCGGGAACCCGGTGGTGTAAAAATCGCTGAAAAAATCAGAAAAATTATTTTAGACCCTCGTAATGAAGAAATGGATGATCGCACAGAAGCTTTATTATATGCAGCAGCCAGACGTCAACATTTAGTTGAAGTTATTATGCCTGCTTTAAACGCTGGTAAAATCGTGATTTGTGATCGTTTCGTAGATAGTTCTTTGGCCTATCAAGGAGCTGGACGCAGAATTGGTATTCCGGAAATTGCTAAAATTAATGAATTTGCAACAGAAGGTTTAAAGCCAGATTTCACTCTTTATCTTGATGTCGATTCAGACACAGGATTAAAACGGATCGAAAATTCCCGTCATGGCGAAGCGGATCGCTTGGAAATTGAGAGTTTGGAATTTCATCAACGGGTGCGTCATGCCTATTTGAAATTGGCCGAAGAAGATCCCATTCGGATTCACAAAGTTGATGCCAGAATGAGTTTACAAGATGTAGTGGATGCGAGTTTTACTGCCATCACTGAAGCATATCCTCAATTTTTCTAA
- the aguA gene encoding agmatine deiminase, whose amino-acid sequence MLVETSPRRDGFQIIPEWLPHNECYLIWPERTDNWRLGGKPAQKIYQQVAEAISRFENVTVLVSKQQFLNARHQLPNHIRVVEMSNDDAWLKDTGPVLVMNAVGKLRGVDFRFNAWGGLLDGLFFPWDQDDLLARKLCDLERIDYYQLKDFVLEGCSIHTDGEGTLFATEECLLSEGRNPQLKKQAIEEILKEYCGIEKVIWFPRGFFLDETNGDIDNLLNVVRPGEVVLTWCEDKKDPMYEITREAEAVLQSQRDARGRKFTIHKLELPKSLYITNEEAAGVDPVNGMLPRFAGDRLTATYVSYYTANNGIVFPLFDDPNDQKAEKLLRELYPGYEIIGVQAREILLGGGNIHCIAQGIPQHER is encoded by the coding sequence ATGTTAGTAGAAACTTCACCAAGGCGAGATGGTTTTCAAATAATACCGGAATGGTTACCCCATAATGAATGTTATCTGATTTGGCCAGAACGTACGGATAATTGGCGTTTAGGAGGAAAACCAGCCCAAAAAATTTACCAACAGGTGGCAGAAGCGATTAGTCGTTTTGAAAATGTTACGGTATTGGTTTCAAAGCAACAATTTCTAAATGCCCGTCACCAGTTACCTAATCATATTCGCGTTGTCGAAATGAGTAATGATGATGCCTGGTTAAAAGATACAGGGCCCGTATTGGTTATGAATGCTGTAGGAAAACTACGCGGAGTTGATTTTCGTTTTAATGCGTGGGGCGGACTTTTAGATGGTTTATTCTTTCCTTGGGACCAAGATGATTTACTAGCGCGTAAACTTTGTGATTTAGAGCGAATTGATTATTATCAATTAAAAGACTTTGTTTTAGAAGGCTGTTCAATTCATACTGATGGAGAGGGCACGCTTTTTGCAACAGAAGAATGTTTATTATCAGAAGGGCGCAATCCTCAACTGAAAAAACAAGCAATTGAAGAAATTTTAAAAGAGTACTGTGGGATTGAAAAAGTCATCTGGTTTCCCAGAGGTTTTTTTCTAGATGAAACAAATGGCGATATCGATAATTTGTTAAATGTTGTGCGGCCGGGAGAAGTTGTTTTAACTTGGTGTGAAGACAAAAAAGATCCGATGTATGAAATCACCCGCGAAGCAGAAGCGGTGTTGCAAAGCCAAAGGGATGCACGGGGAAGAAAATTTACGATACATAAATTGGAATTGCCAAAATCTTTGTATATTACTAATGAAGAGGCTGCCGGTGTTGATCCGGTCAATGGCATGTTGCCCCGCTTTGCCGGCGATCGTTTAACGGCAACGTATGTTAGTTATTACACAGCCAATAATGGTATTGTTTTTCCTCTTTTTGATGATCCTAACGACCAAAAGGCCGAAAAATTATTACGAGAACTTTATCCAGGATATGAAATCATTGGCGTACAAGCACGGGAAATTTTACTTGGTGGTGGTAATATTCACTGTATTGCCCAGGGCATACCACAACATGAAAGGTGA
- a CDS encoding cyclic-di-AMP receptor, which yields MKLVMAIVQDKDSNRLANEFIDNNIRATKLSSTGGFLKAGNSTFIIGIEDERVQEALELIKKTCQSRKQYVSTPMSLDISLDGQVPYPVEVEVGGATVFVLPVEGFHQY from the coding sequence ATGAAATTAGTTATGGCAATTGTACAAGATAAAGATAGTAACCGTTTGGCTAACGAGTTTATTGACAATAATATTCGGGCCACAAAACTATCTTCAACCGGCGGCTTTTTAAAAGCTGGTAACAGTACGTTTATTATCGGGATTGAAGATGAACGGGTGCAAGAAGCACTTGAATTGATTAAAAAGACGTGTCAGTCACGAAAACAGTATGTTTCAACCCCTATGTCTTTAGATATTTCCCTAGACGGACAAGTACCCTATCCAGTCGAAGTTGAAGTCGGTGGCGCAACAGTTTTTGTTCTACCAGTCGAAGGTTTCCATCAATATTAA
- the recR gene encoding recombination mediator RecR, whose amino-acid sequence MQYPEPIAKLIDSYMKLPGIGQKTATRLAFYTIDMKDEVVNEFAKSLLSVKRDLHFCSICGNITEEDPCPICADQTRDRSTILVVEEPKDVMALEKMREYHGLYHVLHGVLSPMEGTGPEDINVPTLLKRLHDDEVKEVILATNATTEGEATAIYLSRLIKPAGIKVTRLAHGLSVGSDIEYADEVTLLKAVEGRREL is encoded by the coding sequence ATGCAATACCCAGAACCAATTGCCAAATTAATTGACAGCTATATGAAACTGCCCGGGATTGGACAAAAAACCGCCACACGGTTAGCTTTTTATACAATCGATATGAAAGACGAGGTCGTCAATGAATTTGCCAAATCCCTTTTAAGTGTTAAACGGGACCTACATTTTTGTAGCATTTGCGGCAACATCACAGAAGAAGATCCCTGTCCAATTTGTGCCGATCAAACTCGGGATCGCAGTACAATTTTAGTCGTCGAAGAACCAAAAGATGTGATGGCTTTGGAAAAAATGCGGGAGTATCACGGTTTATACCACGTTTTACATGGCGTTTTATCGCCAATGGAAGGAACCGGACCAGAAGATATTAACGTGCCAACTCTTTTGAAAAGATTACATGATGATGAAGTAAAAGAAGTAATTTTGGCGACAAATGCTACGACCGAAGGAGAAGCGACCGCCATTTATTTGTCCCGCTTAATTAAACCAGCTGGAATTAAAGTAACCCGATTGGCTCACGGTCTATCTGTCGGCAGTGATATTGAGTATGCCGATGAAGTAACCCTTTTAAAAGCGGTGGAAGGACGCCGTGAGTTGTAA
- a CDS encoding TFIIB-type zinc ribbon-containing protein, whose amino-acid sequence MDALTHKCPNCNGALTFDPDDQKFHCPYCGSIFTVDELSAFEVKQASSRDISTDNTKTITPPTTTDETTSKKENATLDNSLADTTVADEGAMELYLCPNCGAEIVTDATTAATYCYYCHNPVVLKGRLSGEFLPDKVLPFAIGKEKATADFLNWAQKKFFVPKDFFNKSQVEKLTGVYFPYWQVDAKGSGSLTGNGTSIRVWIVGDIEYTETKQYTISRKGNLIFKELVKNALTKNTPQKMVASVQPFPLEKAVTFQNQYLAGFQAEKRDIEYDSLKDEVTKELADYGEKKLRETVGSYTTFTKTQQDLNLTETKASYLLLPVWLVTYRSSTNDEKVFYYAMNGQTGKVSGVLPISYKKLGLVSAGIFLGLFVLFLLGGYFL is encoded by the coding sequence ATGGACGCATTAACACATAAATGTCCCAATTGTAACGGTGCGCTAACTTTTGATCCCGATGACCAAAAGTTTCATTGTCCTTATTGCGGTAGTATTTTTACCGTAGATGAGTTAAGCGCATTTGAAGTAAAACAAGCTAGTTCACGAGACATATCCACCGATAACACAAAAACAATAACGCCACCCACTACCACAGATGAAACTACAAGCAAAAAAGAAAATGCAACACTTGATAATTCACTTGCAGATACTACCGTGGCAGATGAAGGCGCAATGGAGCTCTACCTCTGCCCCAACTGTGGTGCTGAAATTGTAACAGATGCTACCACGGCGGCAACTTATTGTTATTATTGCCATAATCCCGTCGTCTTAAAGGGCCGTTTATCGGGGGAATTTTTACCAGACAAAGTCTTACCCTTTGCAATTGGAAAAGAAAAAGCAACCGCAGATTTTCTAAATTGGGCTCAGAAGAAATTTTTCGTGCCAAAAGATTTCTTTAACAAAAGCCAAGTAGAAAAACTGACGGGAGTGTATTTTCCTTATTGGCAAGTTGATGCTAAAGGCAGCGGCAGTTTGACGGGAAATGGGACTTCTATTCGTGTTTGGATTGTCGGTGATATTGAATATACCGAAACCAAACAATACACTATCAGTCGAAAAGGAAACCTTATTTTTAAAGAACTTGTTAAAAATGCTTTAACAAAAAATACGCCACAAAAAATGGTCGCAAGCGTCCAGCCTTTTCCACTAGAAAAAGCAGTAACGTTTCAAAATCAATATCTCGCCGGCTTTCAAGCTGAAAAACGCGATATTGAATACGATAGTTTAAAAGATGAAGTAACAAAAGAATTAGCTGATTACGGTGAAAAAAAATTGCGAGAAACAGTGGGAAGCTACACAACCTTTACCAAAACGCAGCAAGACCTCAATTTAACAGAAACTAAAGCCTCTTATTTGTTGTTACCCGTCTGGCTCGTTACTTATCGCAGTTCAACTAATGATGAGAAAGTTTTTTATTATGCGATGAATGGCCAAACTGGAAAAGTGAGTGGTGTTTTGCCTATCAGCTACAAAAAATTAGGACTGGTATCAGCAGGTATTTTCTTAGGGCTGTTCGTATTGTTTTTACTAGGAGGTTATTTCCTATGA
- a CDS encoding YbaB/EbfC family nucleoid-associated protein, which yields MMRGMGNMQGMMKQVQKMQKEMTKAQAALNEKEFVGVSTNEYVKATFTGDKKMTGLSVVSDVIDPEDSEMLQDLVMMAVNDALSKIEKETEQTLGKYTKGMPGF from the coding sequence ATGATGCGTGGCATGGGAAATATGCAAGGCATGATGAAACAAGTACAAAAAATGCAAAAGGAAATGACAAAAGCACAAGCGGCTTTAAATGAAAAAGAATTTGTTGGTGTTTCAACCAATGAATATGTAAAAGCGACGTTTACTGGCGATAAAAAAATGACTGGCTTAAGTGTTGTCTCTGATGTGATTGATCCAGAAGATAGTGAAATGCTACAAGACTTAGTCATGATGGCAGTCAATGATGCTTTAAGTAAAATCGAAAAAGAAACCGAACAAACGTTAGGAAAATATACAAAAGGTATGCCAGGATTTTAA
- a CDS encoding pyridoxal-phosphate dependent enzyme — protein MPLMIHTPLAPSNILGQEKQGEIYLKLENLQRTGSFKARGAYNKLATLTPEEKKRGVIACSAGNHAQGVALAASLLKIDARIFMPKSAPKTKISATENYGAKVELVGETFDETKAKTLAEAAKSGEVFVSPFDDCAVMEGQGTIGIELLQDLPEVDNVIVPIGGGGLIAGIALAIKSYRPEVKIIGVQSYHVHGMISSIWQQKLIANRSHKTLADGCDVALAGELTYEILKDRIDETVLVEEEEIEQAIHYLALKEKVIAEGAGALSTAAILSGHIDHLLHGKKTIAVVSGGNIDFSVFKEII, from the coding sequence ATGCCATTAATGATTCATACACCTTTGGCACCGAGTAATATTTTGGGCCAGGAAAAACAAGGTGAAATCTATTTAAAACTAGAAAATTTGCAACGCACTGGCTCTTTTAAAGCTAGAGGAGCTTATAATAAACTAGCAACCTTAACACCTGAAGAAAAAAAACGCGGTGTTATTGCCTGCTCGGCGGGGAATCATGCCCAAGGTGTGGCGTTAGCAGCCTCACTGCTGAAGATTGATGCACGAATTTTTATGCCCAAAAGTGCACCCAAAACTAAGATTTCTGCTACAGAGAATTATGGTGCTAAAGTTGAATTAGTCGGAGAAACATTTGATGAAACAAAAGCAAAAACCCTAGCAGAAGCAGCAAAAAGTGGCGAAGTTTTTGTCTCGCCTTTTGATGATTGTGCAGTTATGGAAGGTCAGGGAACGATTGGAATTGAATTACTACAAGACTTGCCTGAAGTTGATAATGTTATCGTACCCATTGGCGGTGGAGGGTTAATTGCAGGAATTGCGTTAGCCATTAAATCTTATCGACCAGAAGTTAAAATTATTGGTGTGCAATCTTATCACGTTCATGGCATGATTTCGTCAATTTGGCAGCAAAAATTAATTGCCAATCGTAGTCATAAAACATTAGCTGATGGTTGTGATGTGGCTCTTGCCGGTGAATTAACTTATGAAATTTTGAAAGATCGAATCGATGAAACGGTGCTGGTAGAAGAAGAAGAGATTGAACAAGCGATCCATTATTTGGCCTTAAAAGAAAAAGTCATTGCAGAAGGTGCTGGTGCCTTAAGTACGGCAGCAATTTTAAGTGGTCATATTGATCACTTGCTTCATGGAAAAAAAACGATCGCAGTAGTCTCTGGTGGCAATATTGATTTTTCTGTTTTTAAAGAAATTATTTAA
- a CDS encoding TPM domain-containing protein: MRKLYGSLVLIVTLFFSLIALPAHGAVSNVEDAANIFEPNQLSQLNEGAKKLGQKIKGGIYIVTTTTNEEEPRTFANEYLRDKVGNNQNGAVFLIDLNQREMYVATSGNMIDYLTDSRREDFFDEVSSEMSNGDYYGASTIFLEQMTAYVNAGVPGGHYRIDEESGKIIYYKTITLLEGLIAFALAFVGSIAFFIIVKSRYQLKLGTYKYPFRQNTQLELTENENRLINSFVTTRRIPKNNSSGGGSGGSTTNSSGGGTFGGGGRGF; the protein is encoded by the coding sequence ATGAGAAAACTTTATGGTAGTTTAGTTCTTATTGTCACCTTGTTTTTTTCTTTAATTGCGTTACCTGCTCATGGTGCAGTAAGTAACGTTGAAGATGCGGCTAATATTTTTGAACCAAATCAACTGAGTCAATTAAATGAAGGCGCAAAAAAACTCGGCCAAAAAATAAAAGGCGGCATCTACATTGTAACAACGACAACCAATGAAGAAGAGCCTCGTACTTTTGCCAATGAATACTTGCGGGATAAGGTCGGAAATAATCAAAATGGGGCCGTCTTTTTAATTGATTTGAACCAACGGGAAATGTACGTCGCCACGTCAGGAAATATGATTGATTATTTAACAGACAGCAGACGAGAAGATTTTTTTGATGAGGTTAGTTCCGAAATGAGTAATGGCGATTATTACGGGGCTAGCACAATCTTTCTAGAGCAAATGACCGCCTATGTAAATGCTGGCGTACCTGGTGGACATTATCGCATTGATGAAGAGAGTGGCAAAATTATCTATTACAAAACAATCACCCTTTTAGAAGGACTCATTGCTTTTGCTTTGGCATTCGTAGGAAGTATTGCCTTTTTTATTATCGTTAAATCGCGGTATCAATTAAAATTAGGAACTTATAAATATCCTTTCCGTCAAAATACACAGCTGGAACTAACGGAAAATGAAAATCGCTTAATTAATTCTTTTGTCACCACCAGGCGCATCCCTAAAAACAACTCAAGTGGTGGCGGCTCTGGCGGCAGTACTACAAATTCTAGCGGTGGCGGTACCTTTGGCGGCGGTGGTCGCGGCTTTTAA
- a CDS encoding DUF7130 family rubredoxin-like protein: MGIIKAAAGAVTGGLADQWLEVIEPADMGDNTVLTKGEKVRKDAKRNANKKGTSDVITDGSVIHVYPNMMMLLVDGGKIIDYTAEEGYYTVKNDTAPSLFNGSLKDAVKETFSRVKFGGTTPQKQQVFYINLQEIKGIKFGTPAPLNYFDNFYNAELFLRAHGTYSIKITDPILFYTNAIPKNKEQVEIDDINEQYLNEFLTALQTAINQMSADGVRISYVPSKSMELSKYMANVLDSDWNTLRGMEIVAVALASISYTDDSTKLINMRNEGAMLGDPSIREGYVQGSVARGMEAAGKNDAGAATGFFGMGMGMNTGGTYLNQASQNNQQQLNNQQQKQNEKADDNTWTCPQCGTENTGKFCSNCGTPKPAASGKVDLKMKCSECGSIIDLSNGIPKFCPECGKTFKGVPID, encoded by the coding sequence ATGGGAATTATTAAAGCTGCAGCCGGAGCTGTGACAGGCGGTTTAGCCGATCAATGGCTTGAGGTGATTGAACCTGCTGATATGGGGGATAACACTGTCTTAACAAAAGGTGAAAAAGTTAGAAAAGATGCCAAGCGTAACGCCAACAAAAAAGGAACAAGCGACGTTATTACAGATGGTTCTGTCATTCATGTTTATCCAAATATGATGATGCTTTTAGTTGACGGTGGTAAAATCATTGACTATACCGCCGAAGAAGGTTATTACACAGTCAAAAATGATACCGCTCCTTCTCTTTTTAATGGCTCTTTAAAAGATGCCGTTAAAGAAACGTTTAGTCGCGTTAAATTTGGTGGAACGACACCGCAAAAACAACAAGTCTTCTACATTAATTTACAAGAAATTAAAGGCATCAAGTTTGGCACCCCTGCACCATTAAATTATTTTGATAATTTTTACAATGCGGAATTGTTTTTAAGAGCCCACGGAACTTATTCAATTAAAATTACCGATCCGATTTTATTTTATACAAATGCAATCCCTAAAAATAAAGAGCAAGTGGAAATTGACGACATTAATGAACAGTATTTAAATGAGTTCTTGACTGCTTTACAGACTGCTATTAACCAAATGTCAGCTGATGGCGTCCGTATCTCTTATGTTCCGTCAAAAAGTATGGAATTAAGTAAATATATGGCCAATGTTTTGGATAGTGATTGGAATACTTTGCGAGGAATGGAAATTGTAGCCGTTGCACTAGCAAGTATTTCTTATACCGATGACTCGACTAAATTAATTAATATGCGTAACGAAGGTGCTATGTTAGGCGATCCAAGTATTCGTGAAGGATACGTACAAGGATCAGTGGCACGAGGCATGGAAGCTGCTGGCAAAAATGATGCCGGCGCAGCAACGGGATTTTTTGGCATGGGAATGGGGATGAATACAGGCGGGACTTACCTAAACCAAGCTAGCCAAAACAATCAACAACAGCTAAATAATCAACAACAAAAACAAAATGAAAAAGCAGATGACAATACATGGACTTGTCCGCAATGTGGCACAGAAAATACCGGTAAATTCTGCAGCAATTGTGGCACACCAAAACCAGCTGCATCTGGAAAAGTTGATTTAAAAATGAAATGTAGCGAATGTGGCAGTATCATTGATCTTTCCAATGGAATTCCAAAATTCTGTCCGGAATGTGGCAAAACATTTAAAGGCGTCCCCATTGATTAA
- a CDS encoding MurR/RpiR family transcriptional regulator → MDFFEIVNSHIAELTKNEQVLFDYVITNLDSIKNKSIREVADDCFVSTTTFLRFVRKLGFSGFSEFTTVIKYTLLNKKTIPDSSPFVVSQKDYREEYLKNMVESVRVMDTDKVTQIVAQLQKKPKIFLFAKGLSKEIMRYIKYLYNTAGFFVIFPEDHQTRAIAQQQAQQNDIIFIFSYKGEDLELIEAVRKMKNQNHPLIVSITGADNNLLQNSSDLNLYLFTDEISLNHLDITSHISMVALMELILYQFIETSGSDTYHLVFR, encoded by the coding sequence ATGGATTTTTTTGAAATAGTCAACAGTCATATTGCCGAATTGACTAAAAATGAACAAGTGCTGTTTGATTATGTCATTACAAATCTCGACAGCATCAAAAATAAAAGTATTCGCGAGGTTGCTGATGACTGTTTCGTTTCGACGACTACTTTTTTACGTTTTGTACGTAAGCTAGGTTTTTCTGGCTTTAGTGAATTTACGACAGTTATTAAGTATACGCTCTTAAATAAAAAGACGATTCCAGATTCCTCACCCTTTGTTGTGAGTCAAAAAGATTATCGAGAAGAATATTTAAAAAATATGGTGGAATCTGTTCGCGTTATGGACACTGATAAGGTAACGCAAATTGTAGCACAATTGCAAAAAAAGCCTAAAATTTTTCTTTTTGCCAAAGGGTTAAGCAAAGAAATCATGCGTTACATTAAATATTTGTATAACACAGCAGGTTTTTTTGTCATTTTTCCAGAAGACCATCAGACTCGGGCGATTGCGCAACAACAAGCGCAACAAAATGATATTATTTTTATTTTCAGTTATAAAGGAGAGGACTTAGAGTTAATTGAGGCTGTGCGTAAGATGAAAAATCAAAATCACCCGTTAATTGTTTCAATTACAGGTGCAGATAATAATCTGTTGCAAAACTCTAGTGATTTAAATCTTTATTTATTTACCGACGAAATTAGTTTAAACCATCTGGATATTACTTCACATATTTCGATGGTAGCTCTGATGGAATTGATTTTGTATCAATTTATTGAAACGAGTGGGAGCGATACGTATCACTTGGTGTTTCGTTGA